In a genomic window of Dyadobacter fermentans DSM 18053:
- a CDS encoding DinB family protein, translating into MNTQDETTALKAARELFVRMVVSNWELQNQRLNGWLAKLPEERLAEPVAEGKNRAVYLLGHLIAVNDGMISLLGLGERLYPELDHLFVKDPDRTFEEIPSVADLKAQWANLNAVLTRYFTELDAEEWFTKHNAISDEDFAREPHRNKLNILINRTNHEAYHLGQLIFLKA; encoded by the coding sequence ATGAATACGCAGGACGAAACCACAGCCCTGAAAGCTGCCAGAGAATTATTTGTCAGAATGGTAGTCTCTAACTGGGAGCTGCAAAACCAGCGCCTGAACGGCTGGCTGGCCAAATTGCCCGAAGAACGTTTAGCCGAGCCCGTCGCCGAAGGTAAAAACCGCGCAGTGTATTTGCTGGGACATTTGATTGCAGTAAACGACGGTATGATTTCGCTTCTCGGGCTGGGAGAACGCCTTTACCCGGAACTCGACCATCTTTTCGTGAAAGACCCCGACCGTACATTTGAAGAAATTCCCTCGGTAGCCGACCTGAAAGCCCAATGGGCCAACCTGAATGCAGTATTAACCCGCTACTTCACCGAACTTGATGCCGAGGAATGGTTCACAAAGCATAATGCGATATCCGATGAGGATTTCGCACGAGAGCCGCATCGCAACAAGCTTAATATATTGATTAACAGGACTAATCATGAGGCTTACCACCTCGGTCAGCTTATTTTTCTAAAAGCCTGA
- a CDS encoding cell division protein ZapA yields the protein MKKNSIPNPDVSVFIKLLDRGFKLSVPADQEKFYRDGYEVFMQRVQQHKEKGKVYGDIEAIALTSIECLVALQRNQEEMDDLVLAFKSRVEKLDEKIASAIES from the coding sequence ATGAAAAAAAATAGCATACCTAATCCAGACGTTTCTGTCTTTATAAAACTGCTGGACAGAGGTTTCAAACTGAGCGTTCCGGCGGATCAGGAGAAATTTTACAGGGATGGGTATGAGGTGTTCATGCAGCGAGTGCAACAGCATAAAGAAAAAGGGAAAGTATACGGTGATATAGAGGCCATTGCATTGACTTCTATCGAATGCCTGGTGGCATTGCAACGGAACCAGGAAGAAATGGACGACCTGGTGTTAGCTTTTAAAAGCAGAGTGGAAAAACTGGACGAAAAGATCGCCAGCGCTATTGAGAGCTGA
- the pheT gene encoding phenylalanine--tRNA ligase subunit beta produces the protein MKISYKWLKDLIELNESPAEIDRLLTGTGLEVEGIEEIESIKGGLQGVVIGEVLTREKHPEADRLSLTTVDVGGETPLSIVCGAPNVAAGQKVIVATVGATLYPTGSDQPLVLKKSKIRGALSEGMICAEDELGVGTSHDGILVLDTDLPNGTPAAEYFGISSDYLIEIGLTPNRADAASHYGVARDLKAVLKREITLPSIEAFKTDNQNLPIPVEVRNTEACPRYTGLTISGITVTESPEWLKQRLQTIGIRAINNIVDITNYVCHELGQPMHAFDADKVLGKKVIVTTVAEGTPFVTLDGIERKISANDLMICSEGVDGNPEPMCIAGVFGGLTSGVTETTTSIFLESAYFSPVWVRRTAQRFALKTDSSFRFERGTDPNMPLFALKRAALLIQKVAGGSISSDIIDLYPEPIADFKVNIKNRNIDRLIGKSLEKDLIKSILESLDIQVTDETETGFTAIVPPYRVDVQREADVIEEILRIYGFGQVELSDALSSDYISDFPVNDPEKLKLRVSELLVGNGFNEMINNSLTKPEYQAILGESLAGTPVKILNYLSEDLSVMRQTLLFSGLEVIAYNSNRRQKDLKVFEFGKTYHEIDGKFIEKERLSVFVTGNITQESWFEKSREVVFHDLAAFVNQVLTSMKIRDVQKQEADSAVFKSGLTLLANKKPVVSFGLLNAAVAKKLDIKAPVYYADFDWEYLLRQYNAAVEYAEVPKFPEVRRDLSVVLNKKVTFEELRQAAFKTERSLLRAVNVFDVYEGANLEGKKSYSISFILQDEQQTLTDKVIDKTMQRLIATYEREFEAVIRK, from the coding sequence ATGAAGATCTCTTATAAGTGGCTTAAAGATTTAATTGAACTAAACGAATCACCCGCGGAAATTGACCGGCTGCTAACCGGCACCGGGCTGGAAGTCGAAGGTATTGAAGAGATCGAATCGATAAAAGGCGGCTTGCAGGGCGTGGTGATCGGTGAAGTGCTGACGCGTGAAAAACACCCGGAAGCCGACCGCCTGAGCCTGACAACCGTGGACGTTGGCGGCGAAACGCCCCTATCCATTGTGTGCGGCGCGCCGAACGTGGCCGCGGGCCAGAAAGTGATCGTCGCAACGGTAGGCGCCACATTATACCCGACCGGCAGCGATCAGCCGCTCGTTTTGAAAAAATCCAAAATCCGTGGCGCATTGTCAGAGGGGATGATCTGCGCCGAGGACGAACTGGGCGTTGGCACTTCCCACGACGGCATTCTCGTACTCGATACGGACTTACCGAACGGCACGCCTGCCGCTGAATATTTCGGCATTTCTTCCGACTACCTGATCGAGATCGGCCTCACGCCCAACCGTGCGGACGCAGCATCGCATTACGGTGTCGCGCGTGATTTGAAAGCGGTTTTGAAGCGTGAAATCACGCTGCCTTCCATTGAGGCATTTAAGACAGACAATCAAAACCTGCCGATTCCGGTAGAGGTTCGCAATACGGAGGCTTGTCCGCGCTATACTGGTCTGACCATTTCGGGCATTACTGTGACGGAATCGCCGGAATGGCTGAAACAGCGCTTGCAAACGATCGGAATCCGGGCGATCAACAACATTGTAGACATTACCAACTACGTTTGCCACGAGCTCGGCCAGCCGATGCACGCATTCGATGCGGACAAGGTTTTGGGTAAAAAAGTGATTGTTACTACCGTTGCTGAGGGCACGCCGTTTGTGACTTTGGACGGGATCGAGCGCAAAATTTCGGCCAACGACCTCATGATTTGCAGCGAGGGTGTGGATGGCAATCCCGAACCGATGTGCATTGCCGGCGTTTTCGGCGGATTGACATCCGGCGTTACGGAAACGACGACTTCCATTTTCCTCGAATCGGCCTATTTCTCACCCGTGTGGGTGCGCAGGACGGCGCAGCGTTTCGCATTGAAAACCGATTCTTCGTTCCGTTTCGAACGCGGCACCGACCCGAATATGCCGCTTTTCGCATTGAAACGCGCTGCATTGCTTATCCAGAAGGTAGCTGGCGGCAGCATTTCGTCCGACATTATCGACCTTTACCCGGAGCCCATTGCGGATTTCAAGGTAAATATCAAAAACAGGAACATCGACCGGCTGATCGGCAAATCTTTGGAAAAAGATCTGATCAAAAGCATTCTGGAAAGCCTCGATATCCAGGTTACTGATGAAACCGAAACCGGTTTCACGGCGATTGTGCCGCCTTACCGCGTGGACGTGCAGCGCGAGGCCGATGTGATCGAAGAGATTTTGCGCATTTACGGCTTCGGTCAGGTGGAACTTTCGGACGCATTGAGCTCCGATTACATCTCGGATTTCCCGGTTAACGACCCGGAAAAGCTGAAACTGCGCGTTTCGGAACTGCTGGTCGGCAATGGTTTCAATGAAATGATCAACAATTCATTGACCAAACCCGAGTACCAGGCCATTTTGGGCGAAAGCCTGGCAGGAACCCCTGTAAAAATCCTGAACTACCTCAGCGAAGACCTCTCGGTAATGCGCCAGACGCTGCTTTTCTCCGGCCTGGAAGTGATTGCTTATAACAGCAACCGCCGCCAGAAGGATTTGAAAGTATTCGAATTTGGCAAAACCTACCACGAAATCGACGGCAAATTCATCGAGAAAGAGCGCCTTTCGGTGTTCGTGACGGGCAATATCACCCAGGAAAGCTGGTTTGAAAAGTCTCGCGAGGTTGTTTTCCATGACCTGGCGGCATTTGTAAACCAGGTGCTGACCTCGATGAAAATCCGCGACGTGCAAAAGCAGGAAGCCGACAGTGCCGTTTTCAAAAGCGGATTGACATTGCTTGCCAATAAAAAACCGGTAGTATCCTTTGGATTACTGAATGCGGCCGTTGCCAAAAAGCTGGATATCAAAGCACCGGTTTACTACGCCGACTTCGACTGGGAATACCTGCTGCGCCAATACAATGCGGCCGTTGAATATGCAGAAGTGCCGAAGTTCCCCGAAGTGCGCCGCGATCTTTCGGTGGTACTGAACAAAAAAGTGACCTTCGAGGAGCTGCGCCAGGCCGCTTTCAAAACCGAACGCAGCCTGCTGCGCGCCGTGAACGTGTTCGATGTGTACGAAGGCGCCAACCTGGAAGGCAAAAAGTCGTATTCGATCAGCTTCATTTTGCAGGACGAGCAGCAAACGCTCACCGACAAGGTGATCGACAAAACGATGCAGCGCCTCATTGCAACCTACGAAAGGGAATTTGAAGCGGTGATCAGAAAGTAA
- a CDS encoding xanthine dehydrogenase family protein molybdopterin-binding subunit: MENTQTSRRDFLKAAGFTSLGLAVGISGFTRDASLKKIAPAVLKLEINPFIIIDTTGNITLVNPRPDMGQGSTQAVPSLLAEELEVSLEKVLIVQSDGKGKYGSQTSGGSSSVRELWMPIRKAGAAAREMLTTTAAKRWNLPVSECVAQDGKIWHKASGKSLSYGELADDASKLEIPKEPKLKDPKDFKIIGKYNKRLDVPERVTGKAVYGLDVDVPGMVYAAIVHSPMIHGKVSSIDVAETKKVKGVLQVIKTERTMPHRKSEAVAVVATNWWAALKGKNALKVNWDNGNYAKTVDTAGYFAATYDAAKKEGVNFEEKGDFNAKYATAMEKLESHYETPFLAHAPIEPENAVVHVKDDGSVEIWAPVQGPDWAMRDVCGYLNVKPEQVKINVTLLGGAFGRKAYHDFLLEACHISRELKKPVKVIWTREDDITQGPYRPGMLSHMQGFVESGKITGFHHHAIGESIVGQVFKGLKDDEADPWLSEEISTGNNKYQFGTASKISWTNVKTDIPVVWWRSVYASNFGWGQECFIDELAHLAKKDPLKARLEILPDDRFKKVLDTLAEKANWDEKLPAGTGKGLAVFKSFGSISACCITVSKKDNGVKIDKVVSVIDCGYYVNPDNVKAQTEGNIVMGLTAAIKDGITFTNGICDQTNYHQFNVMRMNETPPMEIHIVDSGAVPGGVGEPGLPPIAPALGNAIFAATGKRLRKLPFDINNIS; this comes from the coding sequence TTGGAAAATACACAAACATCGCGGCGCGACTTCCTGAAAGCCGCCGGTTTTACCTCGCTTGGACTGGCCGTCGGCATTTCGGGCTTTACCAGGGACGCCTCCCTGAAAAAGATCGCCCCGGCGGTCCTGAAACTGGAAATCAATCCTTTTATCATTATCGATACCACCGGCAACATTACGCTGGTAAACCCGCGGCCTGATATGGGCCAGGGCTCCACGCAGGCCGTGCCGTCGCTATTGGCCGAGGAATTGGAAGTAAGTCTCGAAAAAGTCCTCATCGTGCAAAGCGACGGCAAGGGGAAATACGGCAGCCAGACTTCCGGCGGCAGCAGCTCCGTCCGCGAGCTGTGGATGCCCATCCGCAAGGCCGGCGCAGCGGCGAGGGAAATGCTGACGACCACCGCGGCCAAAAGATGGAACCTGCCGGTATCCGAATGCGTGGCCCAGGACGGCAAAATATGGCACAAGGCCAGCGGAAAAAGCCTTTCCTACGGCGAGCTCGCCGATGACGCTTCGAAACTGGAAATTCCCAAAGAGCCCAAGCTCAAAGATCCGAAGGATTTCAAAATCATCGGAAAATATAACAAGCGCCTCGACGTGCCGGAGCGCGTGACGGGCAAGGCGGTGTACGGACTGGATGTAGACGTGCCCGGCATGGTGTATGCGGCTATCGTGCATTCACCGATGATCCACGGAAAAGTTTCCTCCATCGATGTTGCTGAAACGAAGAAAGTGAAAGGTGTTTTGCAGGTGATTAAAACCGAACGAACGATGCCGCACCGCAAGTCGGAGGCGGTTGCGGTAGTAGCTACCAACTGGTGGGCGGCGTTGAAAGGCAAAAATGCATTGAAAGTCAATTGGGATAATGGCAATTATGCCAAAACAGTGGACACCGCCGGCTATTTCGCTGCTACTTATGATGCTGCGAAGAAGGAAGGGGTGAATTTTGAGGAAAAAGGCGATTTCAATGCCAAATACGCCACGGCCATGGAAAAACTGGAATCGCATTACGAAACGCCGTTCCTCGCCCACGCGCCGATCGAGCCCGAGAATGCGGTGGTGCATGTGAAGGACGACGGTTCGGTGGAAATATGGGCACCCGTACAAGGGCCTGATTGGGCGATGCGCGATGTTTGCGGGTATCTGAATGTGAAACCCGAGCAGGTGAAAATCAATGTGACCTTGCTGGGTGGCGCATTCGGCCGCAAGGCTTATCACGACTTCCTGCTGGAAGCCTGCCATATTTCGAGGGAACTGAAAAAGCCTGTAAAAGTAATCTGGACGCGGGAGGACGACATTACCCAGGGACCTTACCGTCCCGGAATGCTCAGCCACATGCAGGGTTTCGTGGAAAGCGGAAAGATCACCGGTTTTCATCACCATGCCATCGGCGAGTCCATTGTAGGGCAGGTTTTCAAAGGCCTGAAAGACGACGAGGCGGATCCATGGCTGAGCGAAGAAATCAGTACAGGAAATAACAAATACCAGTTTGGGACCGCTTCCAAAATCAGCTGGACGAATGTCAAAACCGACATTCCCGTAGTGTGGTGGCGATCGGTGTACGCGTCCAACTTCGGATGGGGCCAGGAATGCTTTATCGATGAACTCGCGCATCTGGCGAAGAAGGACCCGCTCAAAGCGAGACTGGAAATCCTGCCCGACGACCGTTTCAAAAAAGTGCTCGATACATTGGCCGAGAAGGCAAACTGGGACGAAAAACTGCCGGCAGGCACCGGCAAGGGCCTTGCGGTGTTCAAATCGTTCGGCAGTATTTCGGCATGCTGCATTACCGTTTCCAAAAAGGATAATGGTGTGAAAATCGATAAAGTGGTGTCGGTCATCGACTGCGGCTATTATGTGAACCCCGACAACGTGAAGGCGCAAACGGAAGGCAACATCGTGATGGGCCTTACCGCGGCGATCAAGGACGGCATTACATTCACGAACGGCATTTGCGACCAAACGAACTACCATCAGTTCAATGTCATGCGCATGAATGAGACGCCACCGATGGAGATCCACATCGTCGACAGCGGCGCTGTCCCCGGCGGAGTGGGAGAGCCCGGCCTGCCGCCGATCGCACCGGCATTAGGCAATGCGATTTTCGCGGCGACCGGCAAGCGGCTTCGGAAATTACCTTTCGACATTAACAACATCTCATAA
- a CDS encoding molybdopterin-dependent oxidoreductase: MEDNSKLDKIVEARMKLKARFEQQMAETPSVSDTKPMGTGEPNRHGMPQLPVGQYKTHKWPVLDLGFKPDIHLSKWKLVIDGEVESPITLTWDEFMALPQTSDVSDFHCVTTWSRMDVPWVGVRLADIAALVMPKPSATHVLCHGYDKYTTNLSLEEALKEDVLLVHTADGKPLERDHGGPVRMITPQLYAWKGSKWISRIQFLPKNQLGFWELRGYSNTAYPWRNDRYS; the protein is encoded by the coding sequence ATGGAAGACAACAGCAAACTCGATAAAATCGTCGAAGCGCGGATGAAGCTCAAAGCCCGCTTCGAACAGCAAATGGCGGAAACGCCGTCGGTTTCGGACACAAAGCCGATGGGCACTGGCGAGCCGAACCGCCACGGGATGCCACAATTGCCTGTCGGGCAATACAAAACGCATAAATGGCCGGTACTCGACCTGGGTTTCAAACCAGACATTCACCTTAGCAAATGGAAGCTCGTTATTGACGGCGAAGTGGAATCTCCGATCACATTAACCTGGGACGAGTTCATGGCATTGCCTCAAACCAGCGATGTCAGCGATTTTCATTGCGTTACCACTTGGTCGCGCATGGATGTGCCCTGGGTAGGCGTCCGTCTGGCTGACATTGCCGCATTAGTCATGCCAAAACCGAGCGCTACGCACGTGCTTTGTCACGGCTATGATAAATACACGACCAATCTTTCGCTGGAAGAAGCATTGAAAGAGGATGTGTTGCTTGTCCACACCGCCGACGGCAAACCGCTCGAACGCGATCACGGCGGCCCGGTGCGAATGATCACCCCGCAGCTCTACGCCTGGAAAGGCAGCAAATGGATCAGCCGCATTCAGTTTTTACCTAAAAACCAATTGGGATTCTGGGAGTTGAGGGGATATTCCAACACGGCCTACCCGTGGAGGAACGATCGGTATAGCTGA
- a CDS encoding MBL fold metallo-hydrolase: MRITFLGTGTSQGIPVIACDCVVCRSNDQHDKRLRTSVWIQVHGKSFVIDTGPDFRQQMLRANVRSLDAAIFTHQHKDHTAGLDDIRAFNHRQQMDIPLYGRLEVLNQIQTEFAYAFSDKRYPGVPHFSLHPIENRPFEVEGMTFTPIEVMHHKLAVYGFRIGDFTYITDANYISEEEQEKIKGSRVLVLDTLQKEPHLSHFTLSQALDLIDKLNVPQAYLTHISHKLGLHAVVESELPPHVHLAYDGLVLDL; encoded by the coding sequence ATGAGGATTACATTTCTTGGAACCGGCACATCGCAGGGAATACCCGTTATTGCCTGCGATTGTGTCGTTTGCCGTTCTAATGACCAGCACGACAAGCGTTTACGGACTTCCGTCTGGATTCAGGTCCACGGAAAGTCGTTCGTGATCGATACCGGCCCCGATTTCCGCCAGCAAATGCTGCGGGCCAATGTACGCAGTCTCGACGCCGCCATTTTCACCCACCAGCATAAGGACCACACGGCCGGGCTCGACGACATCAGGGCGTTCAACCACCGCCAGCAGATGGACATCCCGCTTTACGGCCGGCTGGAAGTACTCAACCAGATCCAGACCGAATTCGCTTATGCATTCTCCGATAAAAGGTATCCGGGAGTGCCGCATTTCTCGCTTCATCCGATCGAGAACCGGCCTTTCGAGGTGGAAGGCATGACATTTACGCCCATTGAGGTAATGCACCACAAACTTGCTGTTTACGGCTTCCGCATCGGCGATTTTACCTACATTACCGACGCCAACTATATTTCCGAAGAAGAGCAGGAAAAAATCAAAGGTTCGCGGGTGCTGGTGCTCGATACCCTGCAGAAAGAGCCGCATCTATCGCATTTCACACTTTCACAAGCCCTCGACCTCATTGATAAACTGAACGTGCCGCAGGCTTACCTCACGCACATCAGCCATAAACTCGGCCTTCATGCCGTGGTGGAAAGCGAATTACCGCCGCACGTGCATTTGGCGTACGACGGGCTGGTTTTGGATCTTTGA
- a CDS encoding DUF819 family protein, with amino-acid sequence MITNDAVVLGLLMLILAGIFFTASQPGWKRFYNIIPPLLLCYFIPGLLNSLGIVNGATSQLYPVVSKYFLPACLVLFTVGMDWKSLTKLGPKALAAMLIGTAGIMIGGPVALWIVSTISPATVAGEGADAVWRGLATIAGSWIGGGANQTALREVFHPSDALFSQMVAVDVLVAELWMAALIYGAGIASRVDAFLGADSRTVQEVREHMDSEQKANEQNPMLRDYIFLAAAGFGATGVAHGLAEIITPYLSANYPALEKYSLTSNFFWVISIATLIGILLSLTPARKLEHYGASRLGSVFLYVLVATIGMQMDLGAVADNPGLFAIGLIWISIHGIILVIACKWLKIPFFFLAVGSQANVGGSASASVVAAAFHPSLAPVGVLLAILGYAIGTYGGYLTALMMQWIST; translated from the coding sequence ATGATTACCAACGACGCCGTAGTGCTCGGACTCTTAATGCTTATTCTGGCCGGCATATTTTTCACGGCTTCACAGCCCGGCTGGAAACGGTTTTACAACATCATTCCTCCCTTGCTGCTTTGCTACTTCATACCGGGTTTGCTCAACTCGCTGGGCATTGTCAACGGCGCGACGTCGCAGCTCTATCCGGTCGTTTCGAAATACTTTCTCCCCGCGTGCCTTGTGCTTTTCACCGTCGGAATGGACTGGAAATCGCTCACCAAGCTCGGCCCGAAAGCGTTGGCAGCGATGCTGATCGGCACGGCGGGCATTATGATTGGTGGGCCGGTGGCATTATGGATCGTCAGCACCATCAGCCCGGCGACGGTGGCAGGTGAAGGGGCCGACGCCGTCTGGCGCGGACTGGCGACGATCGCAGGCAGCTGGATCGGCGGCGGGGCTAATCAGACTGCATTACGGGAAGTATTTCATCCAAGCGATGCATTATTCTCTCAGATGGTGGCTGTCGACGTGCTCGTTGCAGAACTCTGGATGGCCGCATTGATATATGGAGCCGGCATTGCCTCGCGTGTGGACGCATTCCTGGGCGCGGATAGCCGCACGGTGCAGGAGGTGAGGGAACATATGGATTCGGAACAAAAGGCCAACGAACAAAACCCGATGCTGCGGGATTACATTTTCCTCGCGGCGGCAGGCTTCGGTGCGACAGGGGTAGCCCATGGTTTAGCGGAAATTATTACGCCCTATTTATCAGCCAACTACCCGGCGCTCGAAAAATACAGCCTTACTTCCAACTTTTTCTGGGTGATCAGCATTGCTACATTAATCGGCATCCTGCTCTCCCTCACGCCCGCACGTAAGCTGGAACATTATGGCGCGTCAAGATTGGGCTCGGTGTTCCTCTATGTGCTGGTTGCAACCATTGGAATGCAAATGGATCTCGGCGCTGTTGCCGACAATCCAGGGTTATTTGCCATTGGATTAATCTGGATTTCAATCCACGGCATTATCCTCGTTATCGCCTGCAAATGGCTAAAAATACCGTTCTTTTTCCTGGCGGTGGGCAGTCAGGCCAACGTGGGCGGCTCTGCTTCGGCATCGGTGGTAGCGGCGGCATTTCACCCATCGCTGGCGCCCGTAGGCGTGCTGCTGGCTATTTTAGGGTATGCAATCGGAACTTATGGAGGGTATTTGACTGCTTTAATGATGCAATGGATCAGCACCTAA
- a CDS encoding YdeI/OmpD-associated family protein, protein MEELLVSKKYQLQRMAGKGGWTFIVISEIRKDIPKKAGLVKVKGRIDDYELMGCNLMSMATGQLFLPVKAEIRKKIKKEAGDWVTVVLYADESALTIPEELIECLQDEPKAWANFQKLAEGAQKEYRDWVYAAKKDETKVSRIAKMIEMLLQGKRLTGDRPI, encoded by the coding sequence ATGGAAGAATTGTTGGTCAGCAAGAAGTACCAATTGCAACGGATGGCCGGCAAAGGCGGCTGGACGTTCATTGTCATCTCTGAAATCCGGAAAGACATTCCCAAAAAGGCTGGATTAGTCAAGGTAAAAGGGCGAATCGACGACTATGAGCTGATGGGCTGCAACCTGATGTCGATGGCAACAGGCCAGCTTTTCCTTCCCGTAAAAGCGGAAATTCGAAAAAAGATCAAAAAGGAGGCCGGCGATTGGGTGACGGTCGTCCTCTATGCCGACGAATCGGCATTGACCATCCCGGAAGAACTTATCGAATGCCTCCAAGACGAGCCGAAAGCCTGGGCCAATTTCCAAAAACTCGCCGAAGGCGCCCAAAAAGAATACCGCGACTGGGTCTACGCCGCCAAAAAAGACGAAACCAAAGTATCCCGCATCGCCAAAATGATCGAAATGCTCCTGCAAGGCAAGCGGCTGACGGGGGATAGGCCGATTTGA
- a CDS encoding DUF1684 domain-containing protein, which produces MFKNKVIRYSTIAMFIAILAYLIIENMGGSSSSDDAVAANPALYKTKLLEERAAKDEQFKTGDDSPIKDKDSFHGLHYFEPNLGYRVKATISPYMQDDKEVTVKYTDGSSEKYEKYGYANFSVEGQAQKLLLLKSEGTISVLFRDATSGKETYGGGRYLDYPVDQIKNNTIVLDFNKAYNPYCAYQESYACPVPPAENTLSVAIQAGEVTEEASHQE; this is translated from the coding sequence ATGTTCAAAAATAAAGTCATCCGATACAGCACGATCGCCATGTTCATCGCGATCCTCGCCTATCTCATCATCGAAAACATGGGCGGCAGCAGCAGCTCCGACGACGCCGTGGCAGCCAACCCCGCATTATATAAAACCAAGCTCCTCGAAGAACGTGCCGCCAAGGACGAGCAGTTCAAAACGGGCGACGACTCGCCTATCAAGGACAAGGATAGCTTCCACGGCCTCCACTACTTCGAACCCAACCTCGGCTACCGCGTGAAAGCAACCATTTCGCCTTACATGCAGGACGATAAGGAGGTAACCGTTAAATATACTGACGGATCGAGCGAGAAATACGAGAAATACGGTTATGCCAACTTCTCCGTGGAAGGTCAGGCGCAAAAGCTGCTGCTATTGAAGAGCGAAGGCACCATTTCCGTGCTTTTCCGCGATGCCACCAGCGGCAAGGAAACCTACGGCGGCGGCCGCTACCTCGATTATCCCGTGGACCAGATCAAAAACAACACCATTGTGCTCGACTTCAACAAGGCGTATAACCCCTATTGTGCGTACCAGGAAAGCTACGCCTGCCCGGTGCCTCCTGCCGAAAACACGCTGAGCGTAGCCATTCAGGCAGGCGAAGTGACCGAGGAGGCTTCGCACCAGGAATAA
- a CDS encoding response regulator produces the protein MSYTKRVLIAEDSSVIQNLARKILEFQHYEITSVKNGEQVLQLLEKEDFDIILLDINMPVMDGMECARSIRKLPDEKKAKTPIVAITGNAKNYSDEDFKDAGFDDALMKPLNFDRLVEVVAHLTE, from the coding sequence ATGTCATACACGAAACGAGTACTCATTGCCGAAGACAGTTCAGTAATTCAAAACCTGGCAAGGAAGATTCTTGAATTTCAGCATTATGAAATCACTTCCGTGAAAAACGGCGAGCAAGTGCTGCAATTGCTTGAAAAAGAGGATTTTGATATTATTCTTCTGGATATCAATATGCCTGTGATGGATGGAATGGAATGTGCAAGAAGCATCCGCAAATTGCCCGACGAGAAAAAGGCCAAAACGCCGATCGTGGCGATTACGGGTAATGCCAAAAACTATTCAGACGAAGATTTCAAAGATGCAGGATTTGACGATGCGCTGATGAAGCCATTGAATTTTGACCGCCTGGTTGAAGTGGTGGCGCATCTGACAGAATAA
- a CDS encoding TfoX/Sxy family protein produces MAYDERVANRIRESLAGHLAGRSLEEKILFQGLAFMVDDKLCVCVRNDVLLCRIGPDEFEAALEKNGVEPMVMNGRTAIGYVYVSPEAYSSQDAFNWWIEKCIGFNQFAKSSKKKK; encoded by the coding sequence ATGGCCTACGACGAACGGGTAGCAAACCGGATTCGCGAATCGCTGGCCGGTCACCTGGCCGGTCGGTCCCTGGAAGAGAAGATCCTCTTCCAGGGACTTGCTTTTATGGTCGACGACAAATTATGCGTTTGCGTCCGCAACGACGTGCTGCTATGCCGGATTGGTCCGGACGAGTTTGAAGCCGCCCTCGAAAAGAATGGCGTGGAGCCAATGGTCATGAACGGCCGGACAGCGATCGGGTATGTGTATGTAAGCCCGGAGGCCTATTCTTCGCAGGATGCTTTCAATTGGTGGATCGAAAAGTGCATTGGGTTCAACCAATTTGCCAAATCTTCGAAAAAGAAGAAATAA
- a CDS encoding (2Fe-2S)-binding protein: MAVYNLSLNGKKVKVDVEPDMPLLWVIRDFADLKGTKFGCGMALCGACTIHLNGQPARACQTPVSSIGKNDKITTIEGIGEGKMSIIQKAWIEEQVPQCGYCQSGQIMSATALLKSNPNPTDADIDAAMSGNLCRCGTYDRIRKAIHRASQEMKVAEKGIGQR, from the coding sequence ATGGCTGTATACAACCTATCATTGAATGGCAAAAAGGTGAAAGTCGATGTGGAACCCGATATGCCGCTGCTTTGGGTGATACGCGACTTTGCCGATTTGAAAGGGACTAAATTTGGATGCGGAATGGCGCTTTGCGGCGCTTGCACGATCCATTTGAACGGTCAACCCGCCCGCGCTTGCCAGACGCCCGTTTCGAGTATCGGCAAAAACGACAAGATCACGACGATCGAAGGCATCGGGGAAGGCAAGATGAGCATTATTCAGAAAGCCTGGATCGAAGAGCAGGTGCCGCAATGCGGCTATTGCCAGTCGGGGCAGATCATGTCAGCGACCGCTCTCCTGAAATCCAATCCGAACCCCACCGACGCCGATATCGACGCCGCCATGAGCGGAAACCTCTGCCGGTGCGGTACGTACGACCGGATCAGAAAGGCGATCCACCGCGCGTCGCAGGAAATGAAAGTTGCCGAAAAAGGCATCGGACAACGCTAG